One window from the genome of Actinoplanes teichomyceticus ATCC 31121 encodes:
- a CDS encoding permease prefix domain 1-containing protein encodes MTVTNGPDELEAQFTQWRRYVRRRPELRASDADELEDHLRDSVDELVAIGLRSDEAFLIAVKRMGGLDELSREFAREHSERLWKQLMFTDDTGKSRSQPDLIAMLVCAAGAALSIKAPELFGKRFNGDGTFYSTNLALFAFPWLAAFLLWRRQAGARLCGVLLALFTLGAVGANVYPVADESQSVGLTATHLPIALWFVVGLAYASDDLRSSRRRMDFIRFSGEWFVYLVLIALGGGVLIAFLSGTFDAIGIGSDEFVWNWLLPCGLVAATVVAGWLVEAKQGVIENIAPVLTRLFTPLFAVVLLAFLVTVGWNGSGIEVNRETLVLFDLLLAVVLGLLLYSMSARDPLAPRGTFDILQLALVASALLIDALVLFTMTGRIAEYGTTPNNVAALGENIVLLANLTWTAWLLLGFVRRRRAFAVIERWQTAYLPVYAGWMWAVVLLLPPVFGYR; translated from the coding sequence GTGACAGTGACCAACGGTCCGGACGAGCTGGAGGCGCAGTTCACCCAGTGGCGCCGGTACGTACGCCGCCGCCCGGAGCTGCGAGCGTCCGACGCCGACGAGCTCGAGGACCACCTCCGCGACTCGGTCGACGAGCTCGTCGCCATCGGCCTGCGTTCCGACGAGGCGTTCCTCATCGCGGTCAAACGCATGGGCGGCCTCGACGAACTGTCCCGCGAGTTCGCCCGGGAACATTCCGAACGGCTGTGGAAGCAGCTGATGTTCACCGACGACACCGGGAAGAGCCGGTCGCAGCCTGACCTGATCGCGATGCTGGTCTGCGCGGCCGGCGCCGCCCTCTCGATCAAGGCGCCGGAGCTGTTCGGCAAGCGGTTCAACGGCGACGGGACGTTCTATTCCACCAATCTCGCGCTGTTCGCGTTCCCCTGGCTGGCGGCCTTCCTGCTGTGGCGCCGACAGGCCGGCGCCCGGCTGTGCGGGGTGCTGCTGGCGCTGTTCACGCTCGGGGCCGTGGGGGCGAACGTCTACCCCGTCGCCGACGAATCGCAGTCGGTCGGTCTCACCGCGACCCACCTGCCCATCGCCCTGTGGTTCGTGGTCGGTCTCGCCTATGCGTCCGACGATCTGCGCTCGTCACGGCGGCGCATGGACTTCATCCGGTTCAGCGGCGAGTGGTTCGTCTACCTGGTGCTGATCGCCCTCGGCGGCGGGGTGCTGATCGCCTTCCTGTCCGGGACGTTCGACGCCATCGGCATCGGGTCGGACGAGTTCGTCTGGAACTGGCTGCTGCCCTGCGGCCTGGTGGCCGCAACCGTCGTCGCCGGGTGGCTCGTCGAGGCGAAACAGGGGGTCATCGAGAACATCGCGCCGGTGCTGACCCGGCTGTTCACCCCGCTGTTCGCCGTGGTGCTGCTGGCCTTCCTGGTCACCGTGGGCTGGAACGGCAGCGGTATCGAGGTCAACCGGGAGACGCTGGTGCTGTTCGACCTCCTGCTGGCGGTGGTGCTGGGGCTGCTGCTGTACTCGATGTCGGCCCGCGACCCGCTGGCCCCGCGCGGCACGTTCGACATCCTGCAACTCGCCCTCGTGGCGAGCGCGCTGCTCATCGACGCGCTGGTGCTGTTCACCATGACCGGCCGCATCGCGGAGTACGGCACCACCCCGAACAACGTGGCGGCGCTCGGGGAGAACATCGTGCTGCTGGCCAATCTCACCTGGACCGCCTGGCTCCTGCTGGGCTTCGTACGCCGGCGGCGCGCCTTCGCCGTGATCGAACGCTGGCAGACCGCCTACCTGCCGGTGTACGCCGGCTGGATGTGGGCCGTCGTGCTGTTGCTGCCTCCGGTCTTCGGTTATCGGTGA
- a CDS encoding NB-ARC domain-containing protein: MVTDPAGAAPRDSADTSFVAQTRGHQYNAPGGSVVVNNYGAGRGARVAVPWMLPELGGRRPIDRPDLTRRMLDFLSDGSGATIGVTTALHGAGGFGKTTLASYVCSRPELRRLFPGGLLWLTVGQEKSGPELASMINDLCVHLTGERPSFTDPMQVGYYLGSLLDEREPTLLVVDDVWTEDQLRPLLIGGERCTRLVTTRVPAVIGDDARFIRVDQMEQQESAALLDAGLHGVSHGQRRRLLELTGRWPLLLALVNGALRRTVRDGGDMRDAAQDMIDRLSQYGPASLDVRVVDRRDRAVDTTVQASMALLGDRDRERYQELAIFAEDVDIPFEMVARLWRATGGYADGDVIRVMDDLADLSLLAAYRRNPRSLRLHDVLRQYLRHLCGADLLARLNDTFLAANLSALGAAADPPSWWALPADQDYLWRNVPYHIAESGRTGQLENLLTDLRWVAEKSWRYDMAAVEADLSRADSPTIVNLKAALARESHVLRRITPKDSYPGVIMSRLEKTAAISAVVDRYRRNLDPPAERIENFWPLPDQSAALVRVFTENANPMHGCLFSPDAAQVITVGGGGSVTVWSRETGQRLFDLAGHTDTVTGCALSPDGLTLVTSSADGTVRVWDLLSRKPRTLLTGHDGAVNGCALTADGSTLLTFGDDGSARTWDTTTWEQRVVFGRHGCRVLAGALSPDGSWALTASSDGRVRKWCTGTGEQHDAVSAHIGRATACDIAPDGTWFATGGDDTVIRIWDAATMRYRHDLTGHRARVGAVAICGTGKLLASAGDDQTVRVHETSYWSTRTILRGHSWYVTACRFSADGQWLLSSGWDRSARLWRADQTVEDVVEPAARRRTTACAASARSGDPATPRLVTGGRDGEINVWQLSENTHAVLGRCGGTVRGVDVAADGTLAVSCSTDGAVRVWDVATGAEHLLEDPGGTQFERCRISPDKRLVAAASQDGTISVWSWPARRLEHILARHDGWAADCSFSPDGRLLASTGWDRTVRLWNLASGRQEVLLNGHDCAVYCCAFSAGGTELITGGDDGKVRVWSTTSGTRLAVLEAHEGAVRACAVSRDRNLILTGGDDGSVRLWHKQGYRNVASMRISSPVSDVCWADIAGERCLSVVGDAGVHLFRVREAPGPRVGVRRP, from the coding sequence GTGGTGACGGACCCGGCCGGCGCCGCGCCGCGAGACTCGGCGGACACGTCGTTCGTCGCGCAGACGCGCGGGCACCAGTACAACGCGCCCGGCGGCTCGGTGGTGGTCAACAATTACGGCGCCGGCCGGGGCGCCCGCGTCGCCGTTCCGTGGATGCTGCCGGAGCTGGGTGGCCGCCGGCCGATCGACCGGCCGGATCTGACCAGGAGGATGCTGGACTTCCTCAGCGACGGGTCCGGCGCGACGATCGGTGTGACCACCGCGTTGCACGGCGCCGGCGGATTCGGCAAGACCACCCTTGCCTCGTACGTCTGCTCCCGGCCCGAGCTGCGCCGGCTGTTCCCCGGTGGTCTTCTCTGGCTCACCGTCGGCCAGGAGAAGTCCGGGCCCGAGCTGGCCAGCATGATCAACGATCTGTGTGTCCACCTCACCGGCGAGCGCCCGTCCTTCACCGATCCGATGCAGGTCGGCTACTACCTCGGCAGTCTCCTGGACGAGCGGGAACCGACCCTTCTCGTCGTCGACGACGTGTGGACCGAGGACCAGCTCCGCCCCCTCCTGATCGGCGGCGAGCGCTGCACCCGCCTGGTCACCACCCGAGTGCCCGCGGTCATCGGGGACGACGCCCGGTTCATCCGCGTCGACCAGATGGAGCAGCAGGAGTCGGCGGCGCTGCTCGATGCCGGCCTGCACGGCGTCAGCCACGGCCAGCGGCGCAGGTTGCTCGAGCTCACCGGACGTTGGCCGCTGCTGTTGGCGCTGGTCAACGGCGCGTTGCGGCGTACCGTCCGGGACGGCGGGGACATGCGTGACGCCGCCCAGGACATGATCGATCGCCTGTCGCAGTACGGGCCGGCGTCGCTCGACGTCCGCGTCGTCGACCGGCGGGACCGGGCGGTCGACACGACGGTGCAGGCCAGCATGGCGTTGCTCGGTGACCGCGACCGTGAGCGCTATCAGGAGCTCGCGATCTTCGCCGAGGACGTGGACATCCCGTTCGAGATGGTGGCCCGGCTGTGGCGGGCGACCGGCGGGTACGCCGACGGCGACGTGATCCGGGTGATGGACGATCTCGCCGACCTCTCGCTGCTGGCGGCGTACCGGCGGAATCCCCGGTCCCTGCGGCTGCACGACGTCCTGCGGCAATATCTGCGCCACCTCTGCGGCGCGGATCTCCTCGCCCGGCTGAACGACACGTTCCTCGCCGCCAACCTCAGCGCGCTGGGCGCGGCCGCGGACCCGCCCTCGTGGTGGGCGCTCCCCGCTGATCAGGACTACCTGTGGCGCAACGTGCCCTATCACATCGCCGAGAGCGGGCGCACCGGCCAGCTGGAGAACCTGCTCACCGATCTGCGCTGGGTCGCCGAGAAGAGCTGGCGATACGACATGGCGGCGGTGGAGGCGGATCTCTCCCGCGCGGACTCGCCGACGATCGTGAACCTGAAGGCCGCCCTCGCCCGCGAGTCCCATGTGCTGAGGCGGATCACCCCCAAGGACTCGTATCCCGGCGTGATCATGAGCCGGCTGGAGAAGACCGCGGCGATCAGCGCCGTCGTCGACCGGTACCGGAGAAATCTCGACCCGCCGGCGGAACGTATCGAGAATTTCTGGCCCCTGCCGGACCAGAGCGCCGCGCTGGTGCGGGTCTTCACCGAGAACGCGAACCCGATGCACGGCTGCCTGTTCTCCCCGGATGCCGCCCAGGTCATCACGGTCGGCGGGGGCGGTTCGGTCACCGTCTGGAGCCGGGAGACCGGGCAGCGGCTCTTCGATCTCGCCGGCCACACCGACACCGTCACCGGATGTGCCCTGTCGCCCGACGGTCTCACGCTCGTCACCAGCAGCGCGGACGGCACCGTGCGGGTGTGGGACCTGCTCAGCCGCAAGCCGCGCACGCTGCTGACCGGGCACGACGGGGCGGTCAACGGTTGTGCGCTCACCGCTGACGGCTCGACGCTGCTCACCTTCGGCGACGACGGATCCGCGCGCACCTGGGACACCACCACCTGGGAACAGCGGGTGGTCTTCGGCCGGCACGGCTGCCGCGTGCTGGCGGGCGCGCTGTCCCCGGACGGCTCGTGGGCGCTGACCGCCAGCTCCGACGGGCGGGTACGGAAGTGGTGCACCGGCACCGGCGAGCAGCATGACGCGGTCAGCGCGCACATCGGCAGGGCCACCGCGTGCGACATCGCGCCCGACGGCACCTGGTTCGCCACCGGCGGCGACGACACCGTGATCCGGATCTGGGACGCGGCCACGATGCGGTACCGCCACGACCTCACCGGACACCGGGCCCGGGTCGGCGCGGTCGCCATCTGCGGCACCGGCAAACTGCTCGCCAGCGCCGGGGACGACCAGACCGTCCGGGTGCACGAGACCTCGTACTGGTCCACCCGGACCATCCTGCGCGGGCACAGCTGGTACGTGACGGCTTGCCGGTTCAGCGCGGACGGGCAGTGGCTGCTCTCGTCCGGCTGGGACCGGTCCGCGCGCCTCTGGCGAGCCGACCAGACGGTGGAGGACGTGGTCGAGCCCGCGGCGCGGCGCCGGACGACCGCCTGTGCCGCATCCGCCAGGAGCGGCGACCCGGCCACGCCCCGGCTGGTGACCGGCGGGCGGGACGGCGAGATCAACGTCTGGCAGCTCAGCGAGAACACGCATGCCGTGCTCGGACGATGCGGCGGGACGGTGCGCGGGGTCGACGTCGCCGCCGACGGAACGCTGGCGGTGAGCTGCAGCACCGACGGGGCGGTTCGGGTCTGGGACGTCGCCACGGGCGCCGAGCACCTGCTGGAGGACCCGGGCGGCACGCAGTTCGAGCGGTGCCGGATCTCGCCCGACAAGCGCCTTGTCGCGGCCGCCTCCCAGGACGGCACCATCTCGGTCTGGTCATGGCCGGCACGCAGACTGGAGCACATCCTCGCCAGGCACGACGGATGGGCCGCCGATTGCTCGTTCAGCCCGGACGGCCGGCTGCTCGCCTCCACCGGGTGGGATCGGACCGTCCGCCTGTGGAACCTCGCGTCCGGCCGCCAGGAGGTTCTGCTGAACGGCCATGACTGCGCCGTCTACTGCTGCGCCTTCTCGGCCGGCGGAACCGAGCTGATCACCGGGGGAGACGACGGCAAGGTCCGCGTCTGGTCCACCACGAGCGGAACGCGGCTCGCGGTGCTCGAAGCGCATGAGGGTGCGGTGCGTGCCTGCGCCGTGAGCCGCGACCGGAACCTCATCCTCACCGGTGGGGACGACGGTTCGGTGCGGCTGTGGCACAAGCAGGGTTACCGGAACGTGGCCTCCATGCGCATCTCGAGTCCGGTCTCCGACGTCTGCTGGGCGGACATCGCCGGGGAGCGCTGCCTCTCGGTGGTCGGGGACGCCGGGGTGCACCTGTTCCGGGTCCGTGAGGCGCCGGGGCCCCGGGTCGGCGTCCGCCGGCCCTGA
- a CDS encoding YbaB/EbfC family nucleoid-associated protein yields MARLDRYHQAVENIRATGRSPGETVTVTRDPDGELDVWIRPGTLRRLTGDQIAAEIRAALLAAVADHRRQFIGVRTRHFGSPLFVTPFTPPEPLSTRPRE; encoded by the coding sequence ATGGCGAGGCTGGACCGGTATCACCAGGCCGTCGAGAACATCCGGGCCACCGGCCGGTCACCCGGCGAGACGGTGACCGTCACCCGCGACCCGGACGGCGAGCTCGACGTGTGGATCCGCCCGGGCACGCTGCGCCGGTTGACCGGCGACCAGATCGCCGCGGAGATCCGCGCGGCGCTGCTCGCCGCGGTGGCCGACCACCGGCGCCAGTTCATCGGCGTACGGACCAGGCACTTCGGTTCGCCGCTGTTCGTCACCCCCTTCACCCCGCCCGAGCCGCTGTCCACCCGACCCAGGGAGTGA